A DNA window from Pseudarthrobacter sp. W1I19 contains the following coding sequences:
- the dapD gene encoding 2,3,4,5-tetrahydropyridine-2,6-dicarboxylate N-succinyltransferase, protein MTETASSAVPETQTAPTEERSAYGFGVATIAVANGDATVLDVWFPAPSLGVVAEHLRAVENADEALTRIADAGTDEDRGTEQKVVFVQINLDEAPADTADAYLRLHLLSHRLVRPNTINLDGIFGKLPNVVWTNFGPAAVEGFELTRARLRRRGAVTVYGIDKFPRMVDYVVPTGVRIADADRVRLGAHLAEGTTVMHEGFVNFNAGTLGTSMVEGRISAGVVTGDGSDVGGGASIMGTLSGGGKEKITIGERVLLGANSGVGISIGDDSVVEAGLYVTAGTRVRVPGPKDEVGEDTTKIVKAAELSGVPNLLFRRNSTTGAVEVLPRAGQTVELNDALHAN, encoded by the coding sequence ATGACTGAGACTGCTTCCTCCGCTGTGCCCGAAACCCAGACTGCCCCCACTGAAGAACGCTCCGCCTATGGCTTCGGCGTGGCCACCATTGCCGTTGCCAATGGTGATGCCACCGTCCTGGACGTCTGGTTCCCCGCGCCCTCGCTGGGCGTCGTTGCCGAACACCTGCGGGCAGTGGAAAACGCGGATGAGGCACTCACCCGGATCGCCGACGCCGGTACAGACGAGGACCGCGGCACCGAGCAGAAGGTGGTCTTCGTCCAGATCAACCTCGATGAGGCCCCGGCCGATACCGCTGACGCCTACCTGCGCCTGCACCTGCTCTCACACCGGCTGGTCCGCCCGAACACGATCAACCTGGACGGAATTTTCGGCAAGCTGCCCAACGTTGTCTGGACCAACTTCGGTCCCGCCGCCGTGGAAGGCTTCGAACTGACCCGGGCCCGGCTGCGCCGCCGCGGCGCGGTGACTGTTTACGGCATCGACAAATTCCCGCGCATGGTGGACTATGTTGTGCCCACCGGGGTCAGGATCGCCGACGCCGACCGCGTCCGCCTGGGTGCGCACCTCGCTGAGGGCACCACTGTGATGCATGAAGGCTTCGTCAACTTCAACGCCGGCACCCTGGGCACCTCCATGGTTGAGGGCCGGATTTCCGCCGGCGTGGTCACCGGCGACGGCAGCGACGTCGGCGGCGGCGCGTCCATCATGGGCACCCTGTCCGGCGGTGGCAAGGAAAAGATCACCATCGGCGAGCGGGTCCTGCTCGGCGCCAACTCCGGCGTGGGCATCAGCATTGGTGATGATTCCGTGGTGGAAGCCGGCCTCTACGTGACGGCAGGGACCCGCGTGCGTGTACCCGGCCCCAAGGACGAGGTGGGCGAGGACACCACCAAGATCGTCAAGGCCGCCGAACTCTCCGGGGTCCCCAACCTGCTCTTCCGCCGCAACTCCACCACCGGCGCCGTGGAGGTACTCCCCCGTGCCGGCCAGACCGTGGAACTGAACGACGCCCTGCACGCCAACTGA
- the dapE gene encoding succinyl-diaminopimelate desuccinylase, which yields MTAETAPESSILPLDLRQDVALLTAAIMDINSVSGNETELADAVEAALRAIPQLHIVRDGDAIIARTELGNAERVILAGHLDTVPLPLAEGSLGTVPSSWESGIPGVGVLYGRGATDMKGGVAVQLALAARMFDGGTAPKRDVTFVFYDHEEVEAVKSGLGRLVRNHGDLLDGDFAILLEPTDGTVEGGCNGTSRFEATTVGEAAHSARAWMGSNAIHAAAPILARLAAYEPLTVNVDGLDYRESLNAVRINGGTAGNVIPDRCVVEINYRFAPDKTPDQAEAVVRKLLEGFDVVRTDAAAGARPGLQHPAAASFVAAVGAEPKPKYGWTDVARFSELGIPAVNFGPGDALLAHKDNEHVDADAIRKCLRALEEWLAG from the coding sequence GTGACTGCCGAAACCGCTCCGGAATCTTCCATCCTTCCCCTCGACCTCCGCCAGGACGTTGCGCTCCTGACGGCAGCGATCATGGACATCAACAGTGTGTCCGGCAACGAAACGGAACTGGCTGACGCCGTCGAAGCCGCCCTGCGCGCCATCCCGCAACTGCACATTGTGCGGGACGGGGATGCCATCATTGCCCGGACAGAGCTGGGCAACGCCGAACGCGTCATCCTGGCAGGACACCTGGACACCGTTCCATTGCCCCTGGCCGAGGGGTCCCTGGGTACGGTTCCGTCCAGCTGGGAGTCCGGGATCCCCGGCGTTGGTGTCCTGTACGGACGCGGTGCCACCGATATGAAGGGCGGCGTGGCCGTGCAGCTCGCGCTGGCTGCCAGAATGTTCGACGGCGGGACCGCGCCGAAACGGGACGTCACCTTTGTTTTTTACGACCACGAGGAAGTGGAGGCTGTCAAGAGCGGCCTGGGCAGGCTGGTCCGGAACCACGGCGACCTGCTTGATGGCGACTTCGCCATCCTGCTCGAACCCACTGACGGCACCGTGGAGGGTGGCTGCAACGGCACCAGCAGGTTCGAAGCGACAACGGTGGGGGAGGCCGCCCACTCCGCCCGGGCCTGGATGGGCAGCAACGCCATCCACGCGGCGGCGCCGATCCTGGCCCGGCTGGCTGCCTACGAACCCCTGACGGTGAACGTGGACGGCCTGGATTACCGCGAGAGCCTGAACGCCGTAAGAATCAACGGCGGAACTGCCGGAAATGTGATCCCGGACCGGTGCGTGGTGGAGATCAACTACCGGTTTGCCCCGGACAAGACGCCGGACCAGGCCGAAGCCGTGGTGCGGAAACTCCTTGAAGGCTTCGACGTGGTCCGCACGGACGCTGCCGCCGGGGCACGGCCCGGGCTCCAGCACCCCGCCGCCGCTTCCTTTGTTGCCGCGGTGGGAGCCGAGCCAAAGCCCAAATACGGTTGGACCGACGTCGCCCGTTTCAGTGAGCTGGGAATCCCGGCGGTGAACTTCGGCCCGGGGGACGCCCTGCTGGCGCACAAAGACAACGAGCACGTGGATGCGGATGCCATCCGGAAGTGCCTGCGGGCGCTGGAGGAATGGCTGGCAGGCTGA
- a CDS encoding amino acid ABC transporter permease has protein sequence MSSVLYDVPGPKARRISLIGSIVGSLLILGLLAWIIMTFAQQGIFESRRWQIFTRADVWTLLGNGLGATLSAAALAAVIAFPLGLALCLLRISDVAFIRIPIRVVLEFLRGMPVVLMMLFVLLGFGTSPFIAVVTGLVLYNSAVFAEIIRAGIQSLPKGQREAGLAIGLTSFKSRMLIELPQAIRRMMPSLVAQMVVLLKDTSLGYIVAYGELLRAVQVMADFLGTQFLFPIFFVAAAIYIAINILVSRIAVMIERRGSKKAAGGVAKAEPEKAEAPVP, from the coding sequence ATGAGCTCGGTACTCTACGACGTTCCCGGCCCCAAAGCCCGCCGGATCTCCCTGATCGGTTCAATTGTCGGTTCGCTGCTGATCCTGGGCCTGCTCGCCTGGATCATCATGACCTTCGCCCAACAGGGGATTTTTGAGAGCCGCAGGTGGCAGATCTTCACCCGCGCCGATGTCTGGACGCTGCTGGGCAACGGCCTGGGTGCCACGCTCAGCGCCGCCGCACTGGCCGCCGTGATCGCCTTCCCGTTGGGACTGGCTCTCTGCCTGCTGCGCATCTCGGATGTGGCGTTCATCCGGATTCCCATCCGGGTGGTGCTGGAATTCCTCCGCGGCATGCCCGTGGTCCTGATGATGCTGTTCGTCCTGCTGGGGTTTGGCACCTCGCCCTTCATCGCCGTCGTCACCGGCCTGGTGCTGTACAACTCGGCAGTGTTCGCGGAGATCATCCGGGCCGGCATCCAGTCGCTGCCGAAAGGGCAACGCGAAGCGGGCCTGGCCATTGGCCTGACCAGCTTCAAGTCCCGCATGCTGATCGAACTGCCGCAGGCAATCCGTCGCATGATGCCTTCGCTGGTGGCGCAGATGGTGGTGCTCCTCAAGGACACGTCCCTGGGCTACATCGTGGCGTACGGCGAGCTCCTGCGTGCGGTACAGGTGATGGCAGACTTCCTTGGAACCCAGTTCCTGTTCCCCATATTCTTTGTGGCCGCGGCGATTTACATCGCCATCAACATCCTCGTATCCCGGATTGCGGTCATGATTGAGCGCAGGGGTTCGAAGAAGGCAGCGGGCGGTGTGGCCAAGGCCGAACCCGAAAAGGCCGAAGCCCCCGTTCCATAA
- a CDS encoding amino acid ABC transporter permease: MDVILENLPLYWNGFLRTLFLSVVSGVIALVLGTLLAAARVSPVAALRGFSTVYVEVLRNTPLTIAFFFAAIVLPRLGVKFEQFEIAAIIALSTYTAAFIAEAVRSGVNSVPVGQAEAARSIGMNFGQVLNLIILPQALRTVIPPLINILIALVKNSSVAGAFFVLELFGYGRQLANANGDAVIPVLLGVAFFYLLLTVPLGILASTVERKVAIAR; this comes from the coding sequence ATGGACGTCATTCTTGAAAACCTGCCCTTGTATTGGAACGGTTTTCTCCGCACGCTTTTCCTCTCCGTAGTTTCCGGGGTCATCGCACTGGTGCTCGGAACCCTGCTCGCGGCAGCCAGGGTTTCCCCCGTGGCAGCGCTCCGCGGCTTCAGCACCGTCTATGTGGAAGTTCTCCGGAACACTCCGCTGACCATCGCTTTCTTCTTCGCAGCCATCGTCCTCCCCCGGCTCGGAGTGAAGTTCGAGCAGTTCGAAATAGCCGCAATTATCGCCCTCAGCACTTACACCGCAGCGTTCATCGCCGAAGCTGTCCGCTCAGGTGTCAACAGCGTCCCGGTGGGCCAGGCCGAGGCCGCCCGGAGTATCGGCATGAACTTCGGGCAGGTCCTGAACCTCATCATCCTTCCCCAGGCATTGCGGACGGTGATCCCGCCGCTGATCAATATCCTGATCGCCCTGGTGAAGAACTCCTCCGTGGCCGGCGCCTTCTTTGTCCTTGAACTGTTCGGCTACGGCCGGCAACTGGCCAACGCCAACGGTGACGCCGTGATCCCCGTCCTGCTCGGCGTAGCCTTCTTCTATCTGCTCCTCACCGTTCCGCTGGGCATCCTGGCCAGTACGGTGGAACGAAAGGTGGCGATTGCCCGATGA
- a CDS encoding glutamate ABC transporter substrate-binding protein: MKAFLTRRKSFVVAATAALALSLSACGGGGTGTTSDPTVAEKPTFAAGTTMEKLASAGTIKIGTKYDQPLFGQVGLDGKPVGFDVEIGKLIAAKLGISADKIEWSETVSANREPFIEQGKVDLVIATYTINDKRKQVVSFAGPYYEAGQALMVNKDNDTIKKPEDVKGKKVCSVTGSTPAATIVDKYGAELVPAATYSACLEPLRNKQVEAVTTDNVILAGFVDKEPDAFKLASDETFTKEPYGIGLKKDDTEFRNWINDQLEAFDKDGSYKKAWEATAGSVIKTAPELPEINRY; the protein is encoded by the coding sequence ATGAAGGCATTTTTGACCCGGCGGAAGTCATTTGTTGTGGCGGCTACCGCTGCCCTCGCACTGTCCCTCAGCGCCTGCGGCGGTGGCGGCACCGGTACCACCAGCGACCCCACCGTGGCTGAGAAGCCCACCTTCGCGGCCGGCACCACCATGGAAAAGCTCGCTTCGGCCGGCACCATCAAGATCGGCACCAAGTACGACCAGCCGCTCTTCGGCCAGGTCGGCCTGGACGGCAAGCCTGTCGGCTTCGACGTTGAAATCGGCAAGCTGATCGCCGCCAAGCTGGGTATCTCCGCGGACAAGATCGAGTGGTCCGAGACGGTGTCCGCCAACCGCGAACCGTTCATTGAGCAGGGCAAGGTTGACCTGGTCATCGCCACATACACCATCAACGACAAGCGCAAGCAGGTTGTCAGCTTTGCCGGGCCGTACTACGAGGCTGGCCAGGCGCTGATGGTGAACAAGGACAACGACACCATCAAGAAGCCTGAAGACGTCAAGGGCAAGAAGGTCTGCTCGGTTACGGGTTCCACCCCGGCCGCGACCATCGTGGACAAGTACGGCGCAGAACTCGTCCCCGCCGCCACCTACTCCGCCTGCCTTGAACCGCTGCGCAACAAGCAGGTTGAAGCCGTCACCACGGACAACGTGATCCTCGCCGGCTTCGTGGACAAGGAACCGGATGCCTTCAAGCTCGCCTCCGACGAGACCTTCACCAAGGAGCCCTATGGCATCGGCCTGAAGAAGGACGATACCGAGTTCCGCAACTGGATCAACGACCAGCTGGAGGCATTCGACAAGGACGGCTCTTACAAGAAGGCCTGGGAAGCAACCGCAGGTTCAGTCATCAAGACTGCCCCTGAGCTGCCCGAAATCAACCGTTACTAA
- a CDS encoding amino acid ABC transporter ATP-binding protein encodes MTTHVPGDALVSLNAVNKHYGQLHVLKDINLQVRKGEVVVVIGPSGSGKSTLCRAINRLETIEGGTISIDGKVLPEEGKELAQLRADVGMVFQSFNLFAHKTILENVTLGPIKVKGVAKATADKDAMALLERVGVGHQAPKLPAQLSGGQQQRVAIARALAMKPKVMLFDEPTSALDPEMINEVLDVMVQLAKEGMTMIVVTHEMGFARKAADRVVFMADGQIVEDATPEEFFTNPKSDRAKDFLSKLLTH; translated from the coding sequence ATGACTACTCATGTGCCCGGCGATGCCCTCGTCTCCCTGAACGCCGTAAACAAGCATTACGGCCAGCTGCACGTTTTGAAGGACATCAATCTGCAGGTCCGCAAGGGCGAGGTTGTTGTGGTCATCGGGCCTTCGGGCTCCGGTAAGTCCACCTTGTGCCGCGCCATCAACCGTCTTGAAACCATTGAAGGCGGCACCATCAGCATCGACGGAAAGGTCCTCCCCGAGGAAGGCAAGGAACTCGCGCAGCTCCGTGCCGACGTCGGAATGGTCTTCCAGTCGTTCAATCTCTTCGCGCACAAAACCATCCTCGAAAACGTCACGCTCGGCCCCATCAAGGTCAAGGGTGTTGCGAAGGCCACCGCGGACAAGGACGCCATGGCGCTGCTTGAACGCGTGGGAGTCGGACACCAGGCTCCGAAGCTGCCCGCCCAGCTGTCCGGTGGCCAGCAGCAGCGCGTCGCCATTGCCCGCGCCCTTGCCATGAAGCCCAAGGTCATGCTGTTCGACGAACCCACCTCAGCGCTGGACCCCGAAATGATTAACGAGGTCCTGGATGTGATGGTCCAGCTCGCCAAGGAGGGCATGACCATGATCGTGGTCACCCACGAAATGGGCTTCGCCCGCAAGGCTGCCGACCGCGTGGTCTTTATGGCAGACGGCCAGATCGTCGAGGACGCCACGCCTGAAGAGTTCTTCACCAATCCCAAGAGCGACCGTGCCAAGGATTTCCTCTCCAAGCTCCTCACACACTGA
- a CDS encoding TIGR00730 family Rossman fold protein yields MSISADPAKNTQPRRKGPLELRRKQAAVEMSDQHLLDTKGPGQFVHTDPWRVMRIQSEFVEGFGALADLGPAVSVFGSARTKPGSHYYEMGVEVGRKLAEAGVAVITGGGPGSMEAANRGTVEGNGVSVGLGIELPFEQGLNQWVDLGINFRYFFARKTMFVKYAQGFIVLPGGLGTLDELFEAMVLVQTRKVTSFPIVLLGVDFWGPMIEWIKGTLVAEGMVSAKDLDLIQVVDDPAEAVNRVLGVGVTPSLNGEQRPE; encoded by the coding sequence ATGAGCATCAGTGCAGATCCGGCCAAAAACACCCAGCCGCGCCGTAAGGGACCCCTTGAGCTTCGCCGCAAGCAGGCGGCCGTGGAAATGTCCGACCAGCATCTGCTTGATACCAAGGGGCCCGGCCAGTTTGTGCACACGGATCCGTGGCGCGTCATGAGGATCCAAAGCGAATTCGTGGAGGGTTTCGGGGCCTTGGCTGACCTTGGCCCGGCCGTGAGCGTCTTCGGATCTGCCCGGACAAAGCCCGGCAGCCACTATTACGAGATGGGCGTGGAGGTGGGCCGGAAGCTGGCCGAAGCCGGTGTCGCCGTTATCACCGGAGGCGGACCTGGTTCGATGGAAGCGGCCAACCGCGGCACCGTTGAAGGCAACGGGGTGTCCGTGGGACTGGGCATCGAGCTTCCGTTTGAGCAGGGGCTGAACCAGTGGGTGGACCTGGGCATCAACTTCCGGTACTTTTTCGCCCGCAAGACCATGTTCGTGAAATATGCCCAGGGATTCATCGTCCTGCCCGGCGGCCTTGGCACCCTGGACGAACTCTTTGAAGCCATGGTCCTGGTCCAGACCCGCAAGGTGACCTCGTTCCCGATCGTGCTGCTTGGCGTGGACTTCTGGGGCCCAATGATTGAGTGGATCAAGGGAACCCTGGTGGCCGAAGGCATGGTCTCGGCCAAGGACCTGGACTTGATCCAGGTGGTGGATGATCCGGCTGAAGCAGTGAACCGCGTGCTGGGCGTGGGGGTTACCCCTTCACTGAACGGCGAACAGCGGCCGGAGTAA
- a CDS encoding DivIVA domain-containing protein, whose translation MSFFLVFLAVLLIGAVIWASVGGRAGKQGGRPLPAVLDAGLAEPPANLPPVLLPANAVPQDVDSVRFSLGLRGYRMDQVDQVLDELRDQLAASRNEVETLKARLADVDLQGPAAGTEAGEALPGDGGPEAPEPGNNRPGTSGPGTPVPGAAVPGPHEPGAGQPAAGEGQA comes from the coding sequence GTGAGCTTTTTCCTGGTCTTCCTTGCCGTGCTGCTGATCGGCGCCGTCATCTGGGCAAGCGTGGGGGGCCGGGCTGGCAAGCAGGGCGGCCGCCCGCTCCCGGCCGTGCTGGATGCCGGCCTGGCGGAGCCGCCGGCCAACTTGCCGCCGGTCCTTCTGCCCGCCAATGCCGTGCCCCAGGACGTGGACAGCGTCCGTTTCTCCCTGGGCCTGCGGGGCTACCGGATGGACCAGGTGGACCAGGTGCTTGACGAACTGCGGGACCAGCTGGCGGCCAGCCGGAATGAAGTGGAAACGTTGAAGGCCCGGCTTGCGGACGTGGACCTGCAGGGCCCTGCCGCGGGGACCGAAGCAGGGGAGGCCTTGCCGGGGGACGGGGGCCCGGAAGCACCTGAACCTGGAAACAACAGACCTGGAACTTCTGGGCCCGGTACACCTGTGCCCGGCGCAGCTGTGCCCGGCCCACATGAACCGGGTGCAGGGCAGCCGGCAGCAGGGGAGGGCCAGGCTTGA
- a CDS encoding DUF3117 domain-containing protein — protein MAAMKPRTGDGPMEVTKEGRSLIMRVPLEGGGRLVVELNAAEAANLRECLVGVTE, from the coding sequence ATGGCGGCTATGAAACCACGCACCGGCGACGGCCCAATGGAAGTCACCAAGGAGGGCCGCAGCCTGATCATGCGCGTCCCGCTCGAAGGCGGCGGGCGCCTGGTGGTCGAACTGAATGCTGCCGAAGCGGCCAACCTTAGGGAATGCCTGGTCGGCGTCACCGAATAA
- a CDS encoding O-methyltransferase, whose protein sequence is MSADKSTSWSYAEDLPAEDEVMLRARERSFELGVTPIGPGVGAVLTVLAAASKAQTAVEIGTGAGVSGVCLLRGLGPQAVLTTIDVDVEHLKAAREAFSEAGSPANRTRTISGRAGDVLPRLTDSAYDLVFIDADKPGLPGYVEQAIRLLKPAGLLIINDALDKDKVANPAGREATTVVLRQVGKSIRDDDRLASAMLPTGDGLLVAVKK, encoded by the coding sequence ATGAGCGCCGACAAGTCCACCAGCTGGTCCTATGCAGAAGATCTGCCCGCTGAGGATGAGGTCATGCTTCGGGCCCGGGAGCGCTCCTTCGAACTCGGTGTCACCCCCATCGGGCCCGGCGTGGGAGCCGTCCTCACCGTACTGGCAGCGGCCTCCAAAGCCCAGACCGCCGTCGAAATCGGAACCGGAGCCGGAGTGTCGGGCGTCTGCCTGCTCCGGGGCCTCGGTCCGCAGGCCGTCCTGACCACCATCGATGTTGACGTTGAACACCTCAAGGCCGCCCGCGAAGCCTTTTCGGAGGCAGGCAGCCCCGCCAACCGGACGCGCACCATCTCCGGCCGCGCAGGCGACGTGCTGCCGCGGCTCACTGACAGCGCGTACGACCTCGTTTTCATCGACGCAGACAAACCCGGTCTGCCCGGCTACGTGGAGCAGGCCATCCGGCTCCTGAAGCCCGCCGGCCTGCTCATCATCAACGACGCCCTGGACAAGGACAAGGTGGCCAACCCTGCCGGCCGCGAAGCAACCACAGTGGTCCTGCGCCAGGTGGGCAAAAGCATCCGCGACGACGACCGGCTGGCTTCAGCCATGCTTCCCACCGGCGACGGCCTGCTCGTAGCGGTCAAAAAATAA
- the sigE gene encoding RNA polymerase sigma factor SigE, whose amino-acid sequence MSSSVVAPVPAAHHAEAEWVRPTWEEVVTNHSAKVYRLAYRLTGNKFDAEDLTQEVFVRVFRSLENFKPGTLDGWLHRITTNLFLDQARRKTRIRFDALAEDAESRIPGREPGPEQSFELNNLDLDVQAALEELPPDFRAAVVLCDLEGLSYDEVAEALGVKLGTVRSRIHRGRTMLREKLAHRDPRPQQSRPKLSLPRIAGIL is encoded by the coding sequence ATGTCATCATCAGTTGTGGCACCTGTCCCTGCAGCACATCATGCCGAGGCTGAGTGGGTCCGTCCCACTTGGGAGGAAGTGGTGACCAACCACTCCGCCAAGGTGTACCGGCTGGCCTACCGCCTGACCGGAAACAAGTTCGACGCCGAAGACCTCACCCAGGAGGTTTTTGTCCGCGTCTTCCGGTCGCTGGAGAACTTCAAGCCCGGAACGCTGGATGGCTGGCTCCACCGCATCACCACCAACCTCTTCCTGGACCAGGCGCGCCGGAAAACCCGGATCCGCTTCGATGCCCTTGCCGAGGACGCCGAGTCGAGGATCCCCGGGCGTGAACCCGGCCCGGAACAGAGCTTTGAGCTGAACAACCTCGACCTCGACGTCCAGGCGGCGCTTGAGGAACTCCCGCCAGACTTCCGGGCCGCCGTGGTGCTCTGCGACCTCGAGGGTTTGTCCTACGACGAGGTGGCGGAAGCCCTGGGCGTCAAGCTGGGTACGGTCCGTTCGCGGATCCACCGTGGCAGGACCATGCTCCGCGAGAAGCTCGCCCACCGCGATCCGCGTCCGCAGCAGTCCCGGCCCAAGCTGTCGCTGCCGCGCATCGCCGGCATCCTCTGA
- a CDS encoding anti-sigma factor: protein MRPQFPLGRRHQRTASHIQSCHECASALRRERQYLERLREAPIPPASDDLTARLLARTQELAAQPPLPHTHRQAPRAAVRILAMSAGGTVAAAGVLAAGAFAVAGDPAGPGGSVAAATLAHVSSQTPADGRPLSAERLSALRTEGWVCPDLEAMGFHLESAKAMVLEGGPAVELKLSDGTHYATVTERHSAGPEAEADVEPLQVLASSPWSATYRAPGRTFTYQSNLPAEQADDAVPILQQLSERAAEGVFAEAVDRPPSQGGEPVATRLQRGLNKIVALFIP, encoded by the coding sequence ATGAGGCCCCAGTTTCCGCTCGGCCGCAGGCATCAGCGCACCGCCAGCCACATCCAGTCGTGCCACGAATGCGCCTCGGCCCTGCGCCGGGAGCGCCAGTACTTGGAGCGGCTGCGGGAAGCCCCCATACCGCCGGCAAGCGATGACCTGACCGCCCGGCTCCTCGCCAGGACCCAGGAGTTGGCGGCGCAGCCCCCGCTTCCCCACACCCACCGCCAGGCTCCCCGGGCAGCAGTCCGTATCCTGGCGATGTCTGCCGGCGGAACAGTGGCTGCGGCCGGCGTTCTCGCGGCCGGCGCGTTTGCGGTCGCCGGTGACCCTGCCGGGCCCGGCGGATCTGTGGCGGCCGCCACCCTCGCCCACGTGTCCTCGCAGACACCGGCCGACGGCAGGCCACTGAGCGCTGAGCGGCTGTCCGCCCTGCGGACCGAGGGCTGGGTATGCCCGGACCTTGAGGCAATGGGATTCCACCTCGAGTCAGCAAAGGCAATGGTGCTGGAGGGCGGGCCCGCCGTCGAGCTGAAGCTTTCCGACGGGACGCACTACGCAACGGTCACTGAACGCCATAGCGCAGGGCCGGAAGCTGAGGCTGACGTGGAGCCGCTGCAGGTCCTCGCGTCCTCGCCCTGGTCGGCCACCTACCGGGCGCCGGGACGGACGTTCACCTACCAGTCCAACCTGCCGGCAGAGCAAGCCGACGATGCCGTCCCCATCCTGCAGCAGTTGAGCGAGCGCGCGGCCGAAGGTGTTTTTGCCGAAGCCGTGGACCGGCCTCCGTCGCAGGGCGGGGAGCCCGTTGCAACCCGGCTGCAGCGCGGATTGAACAAGATCGTGGCTCTTTTTATCCCCTAA
- a CDS encoding Sec-independent protein translocase TatB — translation MFGINGPEFFLLLIIGVLVIGPQRLPEYTQKLANLVKEVRRMASGAREQIKEEVGIDIDDVDWKKYDPRQYDPRRIIKEALLDDDTKPVSAGAPAAVAAVSGAAAVAAADTAAAQRPERVLQTLPPGEAAPYDTEAT, via the coding sequence GTGTTTGGAATCAACGGCCCGGAGTTCTTCCTTCTGCTGATCATTGGCGTCCTCGTGATCGGTCCCCAGCGGCTGCCCGAATACACGCAGAAACTGGCCAACCTGGTCAAGGAAGTACGCCGGATGGCCTCTGGTGCGCGCGAACAGATCAAGGAAGAAGTGGGGATCGACATCGACGATGTCGACTGGAAGAAGTACGATCCCCGCCAGTACGATCCCCGGCGCATCATCAAGGAAGCGCTGCTCGACGACGACACCAAGCCCGTCAGCGCCGGTGCGCCCGCAGCCGTTGCTGCTGTCTCGGGTGCGGCTGCCGTCGCCGCAGCTGACACTGCCGCTGCCCAGCGGCCCGAGCGGGTGCTGCAGACGCTGCCGCCCGGCGAAGCCGCACCGTACGATACGGAAGCCACCTAG